The genomic region GGTGGCCAACGCCCAGCACGACCAGCTTATTAAAAGCCTGCTGCGCTTCAACGGCGGGGAGCTGTTCAGCGGGTTTCAGCGGATTTCAGAGAACAGCCTGGCCCAGCACCTGAAGCTGAGCGTGGTGGATGTGCGCAAGACGCTGGTGTTTCTGCACCGCTCGGGCATCATCCAGTACCAGCCGCGGCAGGAGTCGCCGCAGGCCCTGTTCACCACGCCGCGCTTCGATGCCGACAAGCTGCCGCTGGACCAGAAGCGCCTCACCCAGGCCCGCGACCTGGCCCTGCACAAAACCGAGGCCGTGGTGCGCTACGCCGCCGGAAGCCGCTGCCGCCAGCAGCTGCTGCTGGAGTATTTCGGCGAGCTGGACGCGCCGCCCTGCCGCGTCTGCGACTTCTGCCTGGCCGAGAAGAAAGCCCGCCAAACGCCCGCACCGTCTGCCGACCTGCGCCAGCAGCTACTCACGCTCCTGAAAGCCACCCCCCAAACGCCCCGTGAAATCCTCACGCATTTCGCGCCGGGCCAGGCCACGGCCGTCACGGAGCAGCTGCGGGAGCTGGTGGAGCTGGGGGAGCTGCAGTACGCGCCGGATGGACGGCTGGGGTAGGAATTTATTGGCGCCTTGCAGGAATGGACCCGGTCCGGCGGCTGAAAAAAGCCGCCGGACCGGAGCTGATGCACTGTGCTAACACCCAAAAAGACGCCCCGGCCGCGCCTGGAACAGGCACAGCCGGGGCGGCTTTTTTTTGAGAAAACTCGAAGTTATTTCTTCAGCAATTTCAGCAGTTCCTCAGCGGCCGGCTCCGACGAGGCGGGGTTCTGGCCGGTAATCAGGTTGCCGGCTTTCACTACGTAAGGAGCCCAGTCGGCGCCTTTGGAGTAGTCGCCGCCGTTCTGCTTCAGCATGTCTTCCACCAGGAAAGGCACTACGTTGGTCAGCTGTACGGCTTCTTCTTCGGTGTTGGTGAAGCCCGCTACCGATTTGCCTTTAACCAGCGGCTCGCCGTTGGCGTCCTTCACGTGGCGCAGCACGCCGGGGGCGTGGCACACGGCCGCTACCGGCTTGCCGGCGGCGTAGAAGTTCTCAATCAGCTCGATGGACTTTTTGTCCTCGGCCAAATCCCACAGCGGGCCGTGGCCGCCGGGGTAGAACACGGCGTCGAAATCAGCAGCGTTTACCGTATCCAGCTTCACGGTGCTGGCCAAGGCCTGCTGGGCGTCGGTGTCGGCTTTGAAGCGCTTGGTGGCGTCGGTCTGGGCGCTTGGGTCGTCGCTCTTGGGGTCGAGGGGCGGCTGGCCACCGGCCGGCGAGGCCAGCGTGAG from Hymenobacter canadensis harbors:
- a CDS encoding type 1 glutamine amidotransferase domain-containing protein — encoded protein: MNILMVLTSHDQLGDTGHKTGFWLEEFAAPYYVFKDAGATLTLASPAGGQPPLDPKSDDPSAQTDATKRFKADTDAQQALASTVKLDTVNAADFDAVFYPGGHGPLWDLAEDKKSIELIENFYAAGKPVAAVCHAPGVLRHVKDANGEPLVKGKSVAGFTNTEEEAVQLTNVVPFLVEDMLKQNGGDYSKGADWAPYVVKAGNLITGQNPASSEPAAEELLKLLKK